One window of Saimiri boliviensis isolate mSaiBol1 chromosome 4, mSaiBol1.pri, whole genome shotgun sequence genomic DNA carries:
- the MRAP2 gene encoding melanocortin-2 receptor accessory protein 2 isoform X2: MSAQRLISNRTSQQLASNSDYTWEYEYYEIGPVSFEGLKAHKYSIVIGFWVGLAVFVIFMFFVLTLLTKTGAPHQDNAESSEKRFRMNSFVSDFGRPLEPDKVFSRQGNEESRSLFHCYINEVERLDKVKACHQTTALDSDVQLQEAIRSTGQPEEELNRLMKFDIPNFVNTDQNSFGEDDLLISEPPIVLETKPLSQTSHKDLN; this comes from the exons ATGTCTGCCCAGAGGTTAATTTCTAACAGAACCTCCCAGCAATTGGCATCTAATTCTGATTACACCTGGGAATATGAATATTATGAGATTGGACCAGTTTCCTTTGAAGGACTCAAGGCTCATAAAT ATTCCATTGTGATTGGATTTTGGGTTGGTCTTGCAGTCTTCgtgattttcatgttttttgtgcTGACCTTGCTGACCAAGACAGGAGCCCCACACCAAGA cAATGCAGAATCCTCAGAGAAGAGATTCCGAATGAACAGCTTTGTGTCAGACTTTGGAAGACCTCTGGAGCCGGATAAGGTATTTTCTCGCCAAGGCAATGAGGAGTCCAGGTCTCTCTTTCACTGCTACATCAATGAGGTGGAACGCTTGGACAAGGTGAAAGCTTGTCACCAGACCACAGCCCTCGACAGTGATGTTCAACTCCAGGAGGCCATCAGAAGCACTGGGCAGCCAGAGGAGGAGCTGAACAGGCTCATGAAGTTTGACATCCCCAACTTTGTGAACACAGACCAGAACTCCTTTGGGGAGGATGATCTTCTGATTTCTGAACCACCTATTGTTCTGGAAACTAAGCCACTTTCCCAGACCTCACATAAAGACCTGAATTGA
- the MRAP2 gene encoding melanocortin-2 receptor accessory protein 2 isoform X1, whose amino-acid sequence MRLRLEMSAQRLISNRTSQQLASNSDYTWEYEYYEIGPVSFEGLKAHKYSIVIGFWVGLAVFVIFMFFVLTLLTKTGAPHQDNAESSEKRFRMNSFVSDFGRPLEPDKVFSRQGNEESRSLFHCYINEVERLDKVKACHQTTALDSDVQLQEAIRSTGQPEEELNRLMKFDIPNFVNTDQNSFGEDDLLISEPPIVLETKPLSQTSHKDLN is encoded by the exons ATGAGATTAAG GTTGGAGATGTCTGCCCAGAGGTTAATTTCTAACAGAACCTCCCAGCAATTGGCATCTAATTCTGATTACACCTGGGAATATGAATATTATGAGATTGGACCAGTTTCCTTTGAAGGACTCAAGGCTCATAAAT ATTCCATTGTGATTGGATTTTGGGTTGGTCTTGCAGTCTTCgtgattttcatgttttttgtgcTGACCTTGCTGACCAAGACAGGAGCCCCACACCAAGA cAATGCAGAATCCTCAGAGAAGAGATTCCGAATGAACAGCTTTGTGTCAGACTTTGGAAGACCTCTGGAGCCGGATAAGGTATTTTCTCGCCAAGGCAATGAGGAGTCCAGGTCTCTCTTTCACTGCTACATCAATGAGGTGGAACGCTTGGACAAGGTGAAAGCTTGTCACCAGACCACAGCCCTCGACAGTGATGTTCAACTCCAGGAGGCCATCAGAAGCACTGGGCAGCCAGAGGAGGAGCTGAACAGGCTCATGAAGTTTGACATCCCCAACTTTGTGAACACAGACCAGAACTCCTTTGGGGAGGATGATCTTCTGATTTCTGAACCACCTATTGTTCTGGAAACTAAGCCACTTTCCCAGACCTCACATAAAGACCTGAATTGA
- the MRAP2 gene encoding melanocortin-2 receptor accessory protein 2 isoform X3, with the protein MNSFVSDFGRPLEPDKVFSRQGNEESRSLFHCYINEVERLDKVKACHQTTALDSDVQLQEAIRSTGQPEEELNRLMKFDIPNFVNTDQNSFGEDDLLISEPPIVLETKPLSQTSHKDLN; encoded by the coding sequence ATGAACAGCTTTGTGTCAGACTTTGGAAGACCTCTGGAGCCGGATAAGGTATTTTCTCGCCAAGGCAATGAGGAGTCCAGGTCTCTCTTTCACTGCTACATCAATGAGGTGGAACGCTTGGACAAGGTGAAAGCTTGTCACCAGACCACAGCCCTCGACAGTGATGTTCAACTCCAGGAGGCCATCAGAAGCACTGGGCAGCCAGAGGAGGAGCTGAACAGGCTCATGAAGTTTGACATCCCCAACTTTGTGAACACAGACCAGAACTCCTTTGGGGAGGATGATCTTCTGATTTCTGAACCACCTATTGTTCTGGAAACTAAGCCACTTTCCCAGACCTCACATAAAGACCTGAATTGA